In the Arachis ipaensis cultivar K30076 chromosome B04, Araip1.1, whole genome shotgun sequence genome, ATtcaaaataactttttaaaataagtaaatcTTATATGTGTACTACATTGCATCAAGTTTGCCTTCCATGGGACAACTCAAATAATGAAATTGAATGCAAAACATCGTTCTATAATTTTACACAACTGTGATACTAATGGTAACAGATTAACAGAGCAACAATTTTTCTAAAGAACTGAAATTGTGATAAGACTTATTAATTGGAAAATCTCTCAACATTTCTTTATGTGTCGGCAAAATCTGCAGAAAGCATAGATGTGCATATAAAATGGTTAATTATGTGTATAAAAATTTTCTTGTGGGTTATCCATTTGTCAGATTTATATACAACTTAGGGGTCAACGGTTTAGCTGTAACAAAGTGTAACTCAATAAAAAAGTAGACACTTGCATACTACACAACTGGATTACTAATGTGACACATGGATCATAATAGTCTTATTATAATATAAGACAATCAATATAATATGAAcgcaaaacaaatttaaaaaccTCCCAGAACTATAGTATCAAAAATTGAATTGTGCATTACTTTTTTGGGATAAATTTCATTCAATAATTCAATAATCACCTTGTAATAGTTTCTTCGCATAATATTATATCCCTTTATTCTTCCTATATAAAATGGTTAGCCACTCAAAAACTGGTGTAGTTTAAATTGAATCCTACATTAGAAATATCAATGatgaatataatataataatattaacttTATTCTTGAAGTTTGTATACACCTGCCATATTATTCACTATATTATTGAGATATAATGGTAACCTTAATTTATTCAGGGAAACTACATTGGAAAGGAATGCGTATATAACTGATCTTTGATGCTGTTCGCCCATTTGAATATTTATCATTATTGTAGGTAAAATTTCAATCTCCATTTATAATTGTaagaattattatatattaaaatacaacATCATGCAAATTAATTAGGTATTGCTTGGTAAAAAGGAACTAATAGTTAAAGTCTTTAGTTGCACAAAGTTAAATCTGTGAATCTAACAcataaccaaaaataaatattataaaccACCTTAGATCATAAACCAgcttataaaaaaataacattaactgAAGTTTTGAAACTTGAATCTGATAAATAAAATGACATATAAAATAACTGGCAGGTGATACTAAGATATGTGATTTGAAATTCTAACAAAGGATCATACAACATAATTAACAAATGATGTAACATCTGTGTTGAAAATATACCCTTATCTGATTGAAGTTAACATCTTTAATTGGTAGGGTATCTGAGAATTACCTGTGAGAGAATCATAAACTAAACGATCAGCTTATCCTAATATAATTATAAAAGCATATGAATCTGCTATAAGATCCCTCAGGTAAGAAGACTAATAGACTTTTTTGTATAAAGGGTTTATAGATGATTTCTAAATATGTTACCTGTGAGCCAATTCATAAGTTCTGCATCTtacaatattaaaatatcatccaAAGTTTTGAAAGACTTCTTTGTAAACCACATTGTCTGTCTCTGAGGTAATTTCATCACCATGACATAACTAAATCTTGAGACCTTTTCTATTAGTAACTCTAGAAACGGCAACATACAACTGTCCATGTGTGGAAACAGGCTTTTTCAATATCAATCCAACTTTTGACAGAGATTGGCCTTGGCTTTTGTTAATTGTCATTGCATAGGACACTGTTATACGGAATTGCCTTCGTTGGAACTTGAATGGAATCCTGTGGTCAAATGGGCTTAGTGTCATCCTTGGAATAAAAATTTTCTGACCGCAACTTTTGCATGTGATACTTTTTGCTTCTATTATGTGTTTGCCAAAGTTTGTTATTACCAAACCTGTACCATTGCATAACCCCATCGAGTGATCAATGTTCCTTAGAAGCATGATTGGTGTTCTGACTTTAAGAGTAAGTTCATGATTTGGCACTCCTGAACATCTAATTGTATTTAAGAACTCAGGAGTGTGAATGCTTGCTAATATGTCATTGCTCTGCTCAGTTGGGCATGCTTTATCAGAGCTATAGTATGTTTGTGCCTCAAAGGGATTCAAACTCATCATGTATGAGTTAATCTCATCAACAATTTGCAATGTGGGAGCAAGAATAACTCAATCTTCCACTGCAAATTGGGTTATCGTACTCGAGCATAACTCAGGATAAATTGCGTTACATATAGCCTCAATAAGATCGACCCAATCCTTGATCAAAATGTCCGTTGGTATCTTTACTTTCTCGAGGCCATCAATAGATATTCCACATTTGCCATCACCAATATTGAGTATCCATTGAGCAAACTCCTCTAGTTTGGTTGACTGTGCATGTTCATCGTGTGCCTGAAGTCGCATGTTTCTTGTTAATGTCAGTAACTTGAAACTATTCCAAATATATGAGGAATTGATAGTTGCACTAACAATTTCTAGTCTACTACCTTTGGGTATAACGGGTAATATTTGTCTAAAGTCACCACCAAATACAATAGTCTTCCCTCCAAACGGTTTTTCTTCACTTTTGGTGTCCTTAAATCTAAGAATGTCTCTCATTGTTCTGTCAAGCATCTCGATGTAATGTTTATTGACCATGGGAGCTTCATTCCAAATTATAAGCTTAGCTTTTATCAATAAATCAACCAAAGCACTTCCCTGCTTTATGTTGCAAGTAGAGAATTCATCAAGGTTGAGAGGCATTGTAAATCGGGAGTGAGCGGTCCTACCGCCAGGTAGTAGTAAAAAAGCTATGCCACTTGATGCAACggtgacgaacggattttctgttggtaaagaatttcacaaataaagtctcgttgtaagtatattttctaaaccaacaaagaatcctttcgtgcaaaaacttgtttgtcactaaagcaaacccaataaaaataataaccgaagtatttaaacctggggtcatctctcaaggaatttcaaggaggtgtagttattattggttatgggaaaagtatctttttgggtttttttaaaataaggaacgagaaaagtaaattgcaagaattaaattaataactaataaagttcttagcaaggtatgagaactggacgtcctatcctagttatccttatcaattgtgatgagaattgttcattgctccaacttagttaacccttactagataaaggaaagtcaagtggactaatcaatttgattcctcaagtcctagtcaactcctaaggaaagactagctttagagggatccaaatcaaccagcaaattccaattatcaattaacaaaggagtttgataactcaagtgtctccaattaatcaattcaagctaagaatataaaaagctaaaaagaaatcataaatatgaaatacctcaaattgcattaaatagaaagtCAAATCAAACATGAggattcataaaccaaatagcaacataaagtaatatataagggaaataaataaactagaaagctagaacaaataaaagtagaagagaaattaaattaaaggaatattgaacctggaattgagaagaaataaacctaaaactaagagatatcctaaaacctagagagcgGAAAGAGCGTCTCtccctagaaactacatctaaaacctaaattgtgaataatgagaagtgtcccctcattcctccactctgcagcctctaatctatgttttctgggccgaaaattgggttaaaaatagcccagaaattgccacAGCAATTTCTGTAGTGGCAGTACGTCGCGCATGTCGCGCGTACGCActaggtgcgcgtgcgcgccgatggacTTTTCGCCAATGTGTGCGTGCGCGTCAAGTGCGCGTGTGCGTCACTTAGCTGTATGGCCACtgtagcaaattatatatcatttcgaagctccggatgttagctttccaacgcaactagaactgcctcatttggacctctgtagctcatgttatggttgatttagtatgaagaggtcaggtttgacagctttagcaattccttcaatttcttatattccttccacttttgcatgcttcctttccatcctctaagccattcctgtcctataaaccttgaaaatacttaacacacatatcaaggcatcgaatggtaataaaagaggattaaacatagcaaaattaaGGCAAAAGatgcatgttttcaatcatagcacaaagtcagaaagaaaaatgtaaaacatgcgaattcaatgaataagtgtgagtttagtggataaaatccactcaattaagtacaaaaatgtaccacgaaatagtggtgcatcaaatctccccacacttaaacattagcaagtcctcatgctaagctcaagagaaactataagagtgaagaggaatggtagaaagtatgaaatgcaacctctctatatgaatgcaactacatgcaaaatgtttctacctacttagttaaaagtaaaaaaatcctTCAAGatgaaatatgaactggatcacgcaaattcaaatcataaaaatgaagtacaaatagacttgcagaagaaaatagctcatgaaagccgggaacaaagaattcagcatcgaaccctcactaggagtgtatgcactctagtcgctcaggtgtttaaggttcgatctctcagttctctactaatcttgctttctgatgagcggataatttatacgttttttggcattatttttacatagtttttagtatgatttagttagtttttagtatatttttattagtttttaattaaaaatcatatttctggactttactaggagtttgtgtgtttttctatgatttcaggtaatttctggctgaaattgagggacttgagcaaaaatctgattcagaggctgaagaaggactgcagatgttgttggattctgacctccctgcactcgaaatggattctCTGGAGCTTCAGAAACCCAAAtagcgcgttctcaattgcgtagGAAAGTAgtcatccagagctttccaggaatatataatagtccatgcttttcccgagttacaacctggcgtttaactccaaaagaagtctctacacatgaaagcttcaatgctcagcccaagcacacaccaagtgggccccagaagtggatttttgcatcatttacttattttctgtaaccctagctactagtttagtataaaaactactgttagtgatttattttataccttttgatcatgttttgatgattgaaccctctttgggaggctggcaaTTCGGCTATgcttggaccattatcacttatgtattttcaatggtagagtttctacacaccatagattaaggtgtggagctctgctgttcctcatgaattaatgcaaagtactattgttttcctattcaactcaagcctatttcttctctaagatattcattcgcacacaagaacatgatgaacgtgatgattatgtgacgctcatcaccattatcacctatgaatgcgtgcctgacaaacacatccgttctacatgaaaacaagcttgaatacatatctcttagcctcctgatttatgatcagagtcttcgtggtataggctagaattattggcggccattcttgagatccggaaagtctaaaccttgtttgtggtattccgagtaggatctgggaagggatggctgtgacgagcttcaaactcgcgagtgctaggcatagtgacagacgcaaaaaggattactggatcctattcttgcatgatcgagaaccgacagatgattagtcgtgcggtgacagcgcatttggaccattttcactgagaggacgggatgtagccattgacaacggtaatacccaacataaagctttccatggaaaggagtaagaaggattgaataaaggcaataggaaagcagtgaatcagaaggaataaaagcatctccacatgcttgtctgaaattctcaccaatgaattacataagtatctctatcctatcttatattttatatatatattaattatcaaatctccataaccaattgaatccgcctgactgagatttgcaagatgaccatagcttgattcataccgacaatctccgtgggatcgacccttactcacgtaaggtttattacttggacgacccagtgcacttgctggttagttgtatcggaatTGTGAAAAATAATTAAGAGTCAGAATGTGCGTACggagtttttggcgccattgccgggaatgaacaatcacgatttcatgcaccaagtttttggcgccgttgccggggattgtttgagtttggacaactgacggttcatcttgttgctcagattaggtaattttattttaattttaagtttttgtttttattctttttattttcaaaaaattttcaaaaaaaaaatataataaattattctATAGCTTCAGAATTTTTTAGAATGAATTTTAGAGTTTcacgatgatctgttgaagtctggcaggctgtgaagccatgtctaatcctttggactaagatttcaacttatcatcacaagagtccTTGGACTCCCATCTGAttagctgttgtatgcctgatttgtatgctaaagcttggctggccattggccatgtctagtattttggaccggagctttcactgaaagcttggctggctagtaagccatgtctaattcctggactggagctttagactaacattgcatgattcctggaattctcattagaaattttggaaatccttatttttcttttccattaatttttgaaaaatccaaaaaaatttaataaatcataaaaccaaaaatttgatgtttcttgtttgagtctagtgtcaatttttaagtttggtgtcaattgcatgtgttctaatttccctttaattttcgaaaattcatcaaatgttcttcattgatcttcaaattgttcttgatgatttgctttgtttgatctttacatttttatgttttgtgtcttttcttatttttcatatatattttcaatttgttagtgtctaaagtttgaaaatttctacgtttggtgtcttacatgtttttcttttcttaaaaattttcaaaagtaagttcttggtattcatcttgacattcaaagtgttcttggtgttcatcttgacatttaagtgttcttgcatacatcatgtgttttgatcctgaattctcatgttttgagtcttttcattgtttttctctttcatcataaaaaattcaaaaatcaaaaaaatatctttcccattttcttctcataaaattcgaaaatttgagttgactttttcaaaaatttttaaaatctagttgtttcttatgagtcaaatcaaattttcaatttaaaaattctatcttcttcaaatctttttcaaaaatcaaatcttttttctttaataatttcgaaattttcaaaatttattttcaaaatctttttcttatttctatttcatattttcgaaattaatgctaacaatgaatgtgattgattcaaaaaattttaagtttgttacttgcctagtaagaaaggttcaatctttaaattttaaaatcatatctttttgtttcttgttagtcaagtaatcaactttaattttcaaaatcaaatctttttaaatttctttttcaaatctttttcaaaataaatttcaatcacatcttttcaaaattaatttcaaaatcttttctaacttcttatcttttcaaaattgattttcaaattttttcaattaatcttatcttgtttgattcttatctttttcaaaactacataactaattctctctctctctctctaatttttgaaaatcactaacctctttttcaaaatttcttttcattaactaattattttaaattttaattttaattttattccttttcgtattttcgaattataactaatatttaaaataaaaacaaaaatatttttattttattttatttaattttcgaattcttccccctctcatctccttctatttatttatttatctactaacacccctctttctcTCAAAAATTCAaacccactcttctcctctgtgttcgaattcttatcttttccttcttctattcttctcttcttatactcatataaggaatctctatactgtgacatagaggattccatattttcttttctgttctcttctttttcatatgagcaggaacaaggacaagaacattcttgttgaagctgatcctgaacctgaaaggactctgaagaggaagctaagggaagctaaagcacaactctctggagaaaatctgacagaaattttcgaaaaagaaggagacatggccgaaaataataacaatggtggagatgcaaggaagatacttggtgactttactgcaccaaattccaacttacatggaagaagcctctcaatccctgccattggagcaaacaagtttgagctaaagcctcaattagtttctctgatgcaacagaattgcaagtttcatggacttccatcagaagatccttttcagttcttaactgaattcttgcagatctgtgatactgttaagaccaatgggtttgatcccgaggtctacaggcttatgctttttccgtttgctataagagacagagctagaatatggttggactctcaacctaaagatagcctgaactcttgggataagatggtcacagctttcttagccaagttctttcctcctcaaaagcttagcaagcttagagtggatgttcaaaccttcaaacagaaagaaggtgaatccctctatgaagcttggaagagatacaagcaactgaccaaaaagtgtccttctgacatgctttcagaatagaccatcctggatatattttatgatggtttatctgaattatcaaagatgtcattggaccattctacaggtggatccattcacctaaagaaaacgcctgcagaagctcagaaactcattgacatggttgcaaataaccagttcatgtacacttctgaaagaaatcctctgagtaatgggacgcttcagaggaagggagttcttgaaattgatactctgaatgccatattggctcagaataaaatattgactcagcaagtcaatatgatttctcagagtctgaatggattgcaagctgcatccaacagtactaaagaagcatcttctgaggaagaagcttataatcctgagaaccctgcaatagcagaggtgaattacatgggagaaccctatggaaacacctataatccctcatggagaaatcatcaaaatttctcatggaaggatcaacaaaagcctcaacaaggctttaataatggtgaaagaaataggtttagcaatagcaagccttttccatcatcctctcatcaacagacagagaattctgagtagaatccatcttgcttagcaaatatagtctctgatctatctaaggccatggtgcgcagaaatcatgacggttccattccttggtaacggcactgaaaactttatacgcacgttcataatcttaattctttgtcacaacttcacacaactaaccagcaagtgcactgggtcgtccaagtaataaaccttaagtgagtaagggtcgatcccatggaaattgtcagcttgaagcaagctatggtcaccttgtaaatctcagtctggcagattcaaatggttatagagttttaataattaaaagataaataaaacataaactaggatagagatacttatgtaattcattagtgagaatttcagataagcgtatagagatgctttcgttcctctgaacctctactttcctgctgtcttcatccaaccattcctactcctttccatggtaagctttatgtagggcatcaccgttgtcaatggctacatcccatcctctctgtgaaaatggtccaatgcgctgtcactgcatggctaatcatctggcagttctcgatcatactggaataggatttactatccttttgcgtctatcactatgcccagcactcgcgagtttgaagctcgtcacagccatcccttcccagatcctactcggaataccacagacacggTTTAGACTTTCGgtatctcaggaatggccatccatgggttctaacttataccacgaagattctaatatctcggacttggtcctctgtattagatatctaagagatactcattctagcctgtttgcatgtagaacagaagtgtttgtcaggcacgcgttcataggtgagaatgatgatgagcgtcacataatcatcacattcatcatgttcttgggtgcgaatggatatcttagagaaggaataagcatgaattgaatagaaaaatagtagtactttgtattaattcttgaggaacagcagagctccacaccttaatctatggtgtgtagaaactctaccgttgaaaatacataagtgataatggtccaggcatggccgaatggccagcccccatgaacgtctaagatagcataaaactgatcaaagatctgatccaaagatgtaaatacaatagtaaaaactcctatttatactaaactagttactagggtttgcagaaatgagtaaatgatgcagaaatccacttccgggacccacttggtgtgtgcttgggctgagcatt is a window encoding:
- the LOC107636436 gene encoding ATP-dependent DNA helicase PIF1-like, with translation MMTDEQKEVYKQIISAVDGAHGGVFFLYGYGGTGKTFVWKTLASGLRSDGKIMLTVASSGIAFLLLPGGRTAHSRFTMPLNLDEFSTCNIKQGSALVDLLIKAKLIIWNEAPMVNKHYIEMLDRTMRDILRFKDTKSEEKPFGGKTIVFGGDFRQILPVIPKGSRLEIVSATINSSYIWNTCPTEQSNDILASIHTPEFLNTIRCSGVPNHELTLKVRTPIMLLRNIDHSMGLCNGTGLVITNFGKHIIEAKSITCKSCGQKIFIPRMTLSPFDHRIPFKFQRRQFRITVSYAMTINKSQGQSLSKVGLILKKPVSTHGQLYVAVSRVTNRKGLKI